One genomic segment of uncultured Desulfobacter sp. includes these proteins:
- a CDS encoding tetratricopeptide repeat protein yields MTVDFSIHQDSEKKWIRTGIAAILVIVLIVPLAHIKFWQRTNQRSACLDQGMENASVFVGKEKCRDCHRNEYKKWQNSDHDRAMEIADSSTVLGDFNKSEFIHNDIATRFFKKGDQFFVNTIGQDGEYKDFQVTHTFGFSPLQQYLIPFEGGRLQCFTIAWDNVKKKWYALPNHTDDPGDWLHWTGQGQNWNGMCAECHSTNLKKGYDIATDRFTTTWSEIDVSCEACHGPGSGHVAWAQAPEMGRKAVDNFNLVVQTRNMTSEDFAGVCARCHSRRASIADFYHDDENIMDYMIPSLLTERLYYPDGQILDEDYVFGSFTQSKMFLNGVKCNDCHDVHSQKLKRQGNDLCLYCHKKNTYDTANHHFHKKMDKGKESKGDDCIQCHMPETVYMGIDWRADHSIRIPRPDLSQAYHIPNACNAAGCHSEKSLEWTNEHMSSWYGKRKRPHYGEIIARGRQGDPKAVLDLISLSKDTLFPGIVRATALSLLSFYPSQLSYTALETALSDPDALIRHTAISTINILRFDKDATLIFPLLYDPVKAVRIQAALGVASIKKLKLTKNQQRMFKSVQKEYFAAMEYSADFPAGRYNLALMYHALGQDDKAIENYEQSIRIDDLFLPAKNNLAMLYNAQGKNEKAEQLFIQILEDRPQLYDIAYSLGLLLVEKKNYYQAEFYLQKAASGLPGRARIHYNLGLLLQFRKKENAAEKALLKALSLEPNNFDFLFALADHYIKRNRLDSARTVAGKMIQLFPDNKIGYDILKYINSR; encoded by the coding sequence ATGACTGTCGATTTTTCAATTCATCAGGATTCGGAAAAAAAATGGATACGCACCGGCATTGCGGCAATTCTTGTGATTGTATTGATCGTTCCCCTGGCCCATATAAAATTTTGGCAAAGAACCAATCAACGGTCAGCCTGCTTGGATCAAGGCATGGAAAACGCTTCTGTTTTTGTGGGGAAAGAAAAATGCAGGGACTGCCACAGAAACGAATATAAAAAATGGCAGAATTCCGACCATGACCGGGCCATGGAAATCGCAGACAGTTCAACCGTGCTGGGCGATTTTAATAAATCTGAATTTATCCATAACGATATCGCCACACGATTTTTTAAAAAAGGAGACCAGTTTTTTGTCAATACCATCGGTCAAGACGGTGAGTACAAAGACTTCCAGGTCACCCACACCTTTGGTTTTTCTCCCCTGCAGCAGTATTTGATTCCCTTTGAAGGCGGACGACTGCAATGCTTCACCATCGCATGGGACAATGTTAAAAAAAAATGGTACGCCCTTCCCAATCATACGGATGATCCCGGGGACTGGCTACACTGGACCGGCCAGGGCCAAAACTGGAACGGCATGTGCGCCGAATGCCATTCGACAAATTTAAAAAAGGGATATGATATAGCCACTGACCGGTTTACCACGACCTGGTCTGAAATTGATGTAAGCTGTGAGGCCTGTCATGGACCGGGGTCCGGGCATGTGGCCTGGGCTCAAGCCCCTGAAATGGGCCGCAAAGCGGTCGATAATTTCAATCTGGTTGTTCAAACAAGGAATATGACCTCAGAAGATTTTGCCGGGGTGTGTGCCCGGTGCCATTCAAGGCGGGCTTCCATTGCAGACTTTTACCATGATGATGAAAATATCATGGATTATATGATTCCAAGCCTGCTGACGGAAAGGTTATATTATCCGGATGGCCAAATTCTTGATGAAGATTATGTATTCGGGTCTTTCACCCAGAGCAAAATGTTTTTAAATGGTGTCAAATGTAATGACTGTCATGATGTCCACAGCCAGAAACTGAAAAGACAGGGCAATGACCTGTGCCTTTACTGTCACAAAAAAAATACCTATGATACGGCCAACCATCATTTTCACAAAAAAATGGACAAAGGAAAAGAGAGCAAAGGTGATGACTGTATTCAATGCCATATGCCGGAAACGGTCTACATGGGAATTGACTGGCGGGCCGATCATTCCATCCGGATCCCCCGGCCGGATTTAAGTCAAGCCTACCACATACCCAATGCCTGTAATGCTGCCGGATGTCATTCGGAGAAGTCCCTTGAGTGGACCAATGAGCATATGTCTTCTTGGTATGGCAAAAGAAAACGGCCTCATTATGGGGAAATTATTGCCCGGGGCAGGCAGGGGGACCCAAAGGCTGTACTTGACTTGATATCGCTTTCAAAAGATACGCTTTTTCCGGGTATTGTCAGGGCCACTGCATTGTCCCTTTTATCTTTTTATCCATCACAGCTAAGCTATACAGCACTTGAGACCGCGTTATCGGATCCGGATGCCCTGATTCGGCACACGGCTATTTCAACTATTAATATTCTGCGCTTTGACAAGGATGCCACCCTTATTTTTCCATTGCTGTATGACCCGGTAAAGGCTGTCAGAATCCAGGCCGCCCTCGGTGTTGCATCCATAAAAAAGCTGAAGTTGACAAAAAACCAGCAACGCATGTTCAAGTCGGTCCAAAAAGAATATTTTGCCGCCATGGAATATTCAGCTGACTTTCCCGCAGGACGATATAATCTGGCCTTAATGTATCATGCACTGGGGCAGGACGATAAAGCCATTGAAAACTATGAACAGTCCATTCGAATTGATGATTTGTTTCTTCCGGCAAAAAATAATCTGGCAATGCTGTATAATGCACAAGGAAAAAATGAAAAAGCTGAACAGCTTTTTATTCAGATCCTTGAAGATCGGCCCCAACTATATGACATTGCTTACTCTCTGGGCCTGTTGCTCGTAGAAAAAAAAAATTATTATCAAGCAGAATTTTATCTTCAAAAGGCAGCCAGCGGCCTGCCGGGGCGGGCAAGAATCCACTATAACCTTGGACTGCTGCTTCAGTTCCGTAAAAAAGAAAACGCAGCAGAGAAAGCGCTTTTAAAAGCACTTTCTTTGGAACCGAATAATTTTGATTTTCTTTTTGCCCTGGCAGATCATTATATTAAAAGAAATCGCCTGGACAGTGCCCGGACGGTCGCCGGAAAAATGATTCAGCTTTTTCCCGACAACAAAATCGGATATGATATCTTAAAATATATAAACAGCAGGTAA
- a CDS encoding TonB-dependent receptor — protein MSRLFLKTIILLLVLSLFLFLPTMCPAAQGQDLTEFSIEELMDIKVTSVSKKSQRLSDSAAAIFVITREDIRRSGVTSIPEALRMAPGVNVARIDANKWAINCRGFNSRFSPSLQVLVDGRSVYTPSFSGVYWEVTDVLLEDVDRIEVIRGPGATIWGSNAVNGVINIITRRANETQGGFVQASAGSVERNIVAARYGGTMGKDKFWRIYAKHKAIDEFGRVSGENAGDDWQINQAGFRMDAQLSLADNFTLQGDLYDGHIHQDLNLYSEAPPDYMGEFPVKTDVFGGNIMGRWTKVLSGTSEMSVQMYYDVMHRSEDILNEDRHNVDVEFQHRFGLGFGNDIIWGLRLRHSSDDYSGSKVAVMDPVSTNDLLYSAFIQDEISLLEDKIKLTIGSKFEHNDYTGFEIQPSSRLMWTPGEHHRLWAAISRATRIPSRVETNAIVNLAGEKISDGRLLTRFVNNEDQTAETLWAWEAGYRFIPESHLSIDLALFFNDYKNLRIYSPQGYQDDDEGKILNVALSNMSNAQSWGAEIAVELATGKKVKWTLAYSLTCHDYDNDQDFEIDYGFTKHQVSLKGHFDLTKNMTLDAWLRYVGKTNANYVFSETLIYEIDDYATLDLRLGWKIRPDLEFFLTGQNLLQDSHLEFVQEAFSYPVEVPRSAYAGLTYKF, from the coding sequence GTGTCACGCCTTTTCCTGAAAACAATAATCCTGCTGCTTGTACTTAGTCTGTTCTTATTTTTACCCACCATGTGTCCGGCCGCCCAGGGCCAGGATTTGACTGAATTCTCCATTGAAGAACTCATGGACATTAAAGTCACTTCCGTGAGTAAAAAAAGCCAACGGCTGTCTGACAGTGCAGCAGCAATTTTCGTAATCACCCGGGAAGACATCAGGCGTTCCGGGGTCACCAGTATTCCCGAGGCCCTGCGCATGGCTCCGGGCGTGAATGTAGCACGTATTGATGCCAACAAATGGGCAATAAACTGCAGGGGCTTTAACAGCCGATTCTCTCCAAGCCTTCAGGTCCTTGTTGACGGACGCAGTGTGTATACCCCCAGTTTTTCAGGCGTTTACTGGGAAGTAACAGATGTGCTGCTTGAGGATGTAGACCGCATTGAGGTGATCCGCGGTCCCGGTGCCACCATCTGGGGATCCAATGCGGTTAATGGAGTAATCAATATTATTACCAGACGAGCCAATGAGACCCAGGGCGGTTTTGTACAGGCTTCTGCAGGATCAGTGGAAAGAAACATCGTGGCCGCAAGATATGGCGGCACCATGGGTAAAGACAAGTTCTGGCGGATTTATGCCAAACACAAAGCTATCGACGAATTTGGACGGGTTTCCGGAGAAAATGCAGGGGATGATTGGCAGATCAATCAGGCCGGTTTTCGCATGGATGCCCAGTTGTCTTTGGCCGACAATTTCACCCTCCAGGGGGATCTCTACGACGGTCATATCCACCAGGATCTCAATCTTTACAGTGAGGCGCCGCCCGACTACATGGGTGAGTTTCCCGTAAAAACCGATGTATTCGGGGGCAATATCATGGGCCGGTGGACAAAAGTCCTTTCCGGAACATCGGAAATGTCTGTGCAGATGTATTACGATGTCATGCATCGTTCCGAGGATATCCTCAACGAAGACCGGCACAACGTTGATGTGGAATTCCAGCACCGCTTCGGATTGGGTTTTGGGAACGATATTATCTGGGGACTTAGACTACGCCATTCATCTGATGATTATTCAGGCTCAAAAGTTGCTGTTATGGATCCGGTCAGCACAAATGACCTTCTGTACTCGGCTTTTATCCAAGATGAAATATCTTTACTTGAGGATAAAATCAAACTGACCATCGGTTCAAAATTTGAGCACAACGATTATACCGGCTTTGAAATCCAGCCCTCGTCAAGGCTGATGTGGACACCCGGCGAACACCACAGATTATGGGCGGCCATTTCCCGGGCCACTCGAATTCCCTCCCGGGTAGAGACCAATGCCATAGTTAACCTCGCCGGAGAAAAAATTTCCGACGGCCGGTTGCTTACCAGATTCGTAAATAATGAGGATCAAACGGCAGAAACACTATGGGCCTGGGAAGCAGGCTACCGTTTTATCCCGGAGTCCCACCTTTCCATTGATCTGGCACTGTTCTTCAATGATTATAAAAATTTAAGGATCTATTCACCGCAGGGTTATCAAGATGACGACGAGGGCAAAATACTGAATGTTGCGCTAAGCAACATGTCCAATGCCCAGTCCTGGGGGGCAGAGATTGCCGTGGAACTGGCCACAGGCAAGAAAGTCAAATGGACCCTGGCCTATTCACTGACATGCCATGATTATGACAATGACCAGGATTTTGAAATCGACTATGGATTTACAAAACATCAGGTATCCTTGAAGGGCCACTTTGATTTGACAAAAAATATGACCTTAGACGCCTGGCTTAGATATGTAGGCAAAACAAACGCAAATTACGTATTTTCTGAAACACTCATCTATGAAATTGACGATTACGCAACTCTGGACCTGCGCCTGGGATGGAAAATCCGGCCGGATCTGGAATTTTTCCTGACCGGGCAGAATCTGCTTCAGGACAGCCATCTTGAGTTTGTCCAGGAAGCGTTCAGTTATCCTGTGGAAGTCCCCCGCAGCGCCTATGCCGGCCTGACTTATAAATTTTGA
- a CDS encoding YfiR family protein has translation MAKRTRRMQPLTYKIIKLFIQVCICQFLLCIIAIGTAQPQNIEEYTVKAAFVYNFTKLIQWPKNAFDSKGESFKIVVFGNESLKESFQTIDGKITTGRMISIQFPDPKANDYKKTLAKSQIVFISRQIRLEQVLKILSSIGDRPVLTIGEAKNFSRAGGIIQFFTRADQLHFEINVKKAEAHQLKFSSRLLKLAVIVNEKE, from the coding sequence ATGGCAAAAAGAACAAGACGGATGCAACCTTTAACGTATAAAATAATAAAATTATTTATCCAGGTCTGCATCTGCCAGTTTCTGTTATGTATTATTGCGATAGGAACAGCCCAACCACAAAACATAGAAGAATATACAGTCAAAGCAGCCTTTGTTTATAATTTCACCAAACTCATTCAATGGCCCAAAAATGCATTTGACAGTAAAGGGGAGAGCTTTAAAATAGTTGTGTTTGGTAATGAATCCCTTAAAGAATCGTTCCAGACCATTGACGGAAAAATCACTACCGGACGCATGATATCCATCCAGTTTCCTGATCCCAAAGCCAATGATTATAAAAAAACGCTGGCAAAAAGTCAGATCGTTTTTATCAGCAGGCAGATACGTTTGGAGCAGGTCTTGAAAATTTTAAGCAGTATTGGGGACAGACCGGTTCTCACTATTGGTGAAGCCAAAAATTTCAGCCGGGCCGGAGGCATCATTCAGTTCTTCACAAGAGCTGATCAACTCCATTTTGAAATCAATGTTAAAAAAGCCGAAGCACACCAGCTCAAATTCAGTTCCAGGCTGCTTAAACTGGCTGTCATCGTAAATGAAAAAGAATGA
- a CDS encoding ATP-binding protein: MKSKKQSSHSAVSIRTKLFLTLGFTALLALFMMAAAMVTYETYNARNNLVDELVSMANLIALNSSVAMMFNDRNAAIEDLSALSAKQGIIGAVLYDTHGTIYADFSRGTISIDTLAHEVRQVCKPGMSPIKMIAAQKILSGFTNGHAHVILPVNFKDRFLGAIHLIDDMQQEKRRLSAYYLIVAGIVVISLAVVLILSSKMQSIFTRPLFDVIDSMGQVTRKKDYQVRVKKCSNDEFGVLVEQFNQMIEEIQARDEALNSYSATLESRVKQRTMDLTQAKEKLESTVIHLEKAQKKAEEASLIKSQFLANMSHEIRTPMNGIIGMTEILLSSKLSNEQETFAISIQKSSQALLAIINDILDLSKIEAGKIEVESIAFDIGSLLTDIKTLLMSVAREKNLHLTVEIPKGAHLFFLGDPTRIRQVLINLVGNAIKFTEKGGVTIMVSTSLPKESEFQSFEGQGSRVDLTIAIKDTGIGIPPEKQKLLFTPFSQTDSSFTRKYGGTGLGLAISSNLVSLMGGTIKCTSKPGQGSIFSFVLPLKTAEKSINEISLVARARTPKTDKINLHVLVAEDNITNQDVFSAMLETFGCRVDIAATGVDAVDKFISSKPDIILMDCQMPKMDGYQASREIRKHEETLGIHTPIIAITAHAMADEQENCRDAGMDDFLTKPFMMADLLKILKKWSLHIDPSGPDSTDITDNTNL, encoded by the coding sequence ATGAAATCCAAAAAACAATCAAGTCATAGCGCCGTTTCCATCAGGACAAAACTGTTCCTGACGCTTGGATTTACGGCATTGCTGGCCCTTTTTATGATGGCCGCTGCCATGGTGACCTATGAAACCTATAATGCCAGAAACAATCTGGTTGATGAACTTGTATCCATGGCAAACCTGATTGCGCTAAATTCTTCGGTTGCCATGATGTTCAATGACCGGAATGCGGCAATAGAAGACCTAAGCGCCCTATCTGCAAAACAGGGCATTATCGGCGCGGTCCTTTATGACACCCATGGCACAATTTACGCTGATTTTTCAAGGGGTACTATTTCCATTGACACGCTCGCGCATGAAGTCAGACAGGTATGCAAACCAGGTATGTCCCCAATTAAAATGATTGCTGCCCAGAAAATTCTCAGCGGGTTTACAAACGGCCATGCCCATGTGATCCTGCCGGTTAATTTTAAAGATAGATTTTTAGGTGCCATCCATCTAATTGATGATATGCAGCAAGAAAAAAGAAGATTATCTGCCTATTATCTGATTGTTGCGGGCATTGTCGTCATTTCTTTAGCAGTGGTCCTGATTCTGTCTTCCAAAATGCAATCCATCTTCACCCGACCATTATTTGACGTTATTGATTCCATGGGGCAAGTAACCCGGAAAAAAGATTATCAGGTCAGGGTAAAAAAATGCAGCAACGATGAGTTTGGTGTTCTTGTGGAGCAATTTAACCAGATGATTGAAGAGATCCAGGCCAGGGACGAAGCGTTGAATTCATACAGCGCAACACTTGAATCAAGGGTCAAACAAAGAACCATGGACCTGACCCAGGCCAAGGAAAAACTTGAATCCACGGTCATTCATCTGGAAAAGGCCCAGAAAAAGGCAGAAGAAGCCAGCCTAATAAAATCACAGTTCCTTGCCAATATGAGCCATGAAATCAGAACGCCCATGAACGGCATTATCGGTATGACCGAAATCCTGCTTTCGTCCAAACTTTCCAATGAACAGGAAACATTTGCGATCAGTATCCAAAAATCCTCCCAGGCCCTGCTTGCAATCATCAATGATATTTTAGATCTTTCCAAAATTGAAGCGGGCAAAATTGAAGTTGAATCCATTGCCTTTGATATAGGCAGCCTGCTAACGGACATCAAAACACTTTTGATGTCTGTGGCCAGGGAAAAAAACTTACATTTAACTGTTGAAATCCCAAAAGGAGCACACCTCTTTTTCTTGGGAGACCCTACAAGAATCAGGCAGGTGCTGATCAATCTTGTGGGCAATGCCATAAAATTCACAGAAAAAGGCGGTGTAACCATCATGGTGTCCACATCCCTGCCTAAGGAGAGTGAATTTCAAAGCTTTGAAGGCCAGGGATCCCGGGTTGACCTGACCATCGCCATAAAAGATACCGGAATTGGTATCCCACCTGAAAAACAAAAACTTTTATTTACACCCTTTTCCCAGACTGACTCCTCTTTTACACGCAAATATGGAGGCACTGGACTTGGCCTTGCCATTTCATCAAACCTGGTGTCACTTATGGGAGGTACCATCAAGTGCACCAGCAAACCGGGACAGGGAAGCATATTCTCCTTTGTTCTTCCTTTAAAAACGGCAGAAAAAAGCATTAACGAGATCTCTTTAGTCGCCCGTGCCCGGACCCCAAAGACGGATAAGATCAATCTTCATGTGCTGGTGGCCGAAGACAATATCACCAATCAGGATGTTTTTTCAGCCATGCTCGAAACATTTGGATGCAGGGTGGATATTGCAGCCACGGGTGTTGATGCCGTAGATAAGTTTATTTCTTCAAAACCGGACATCATCCTCATGGACTGCCAGATGCCGAAAATGGACGGTTACCAGGCCAGCCGGGAAATCAGGAAACATGAAGAAACCCTTGGCATCCATACCCCAATCATCGCCATCACCGCCCATGCCATGGCGGATGAACAGGAGAATTGCCGGGATGCAGGCATGGACGATTTTTTGACAAAACCTTTCATGATGGCCGATCTTTTGAAAATACTGAAAAAATGGAGTCTTCATATAGATCCGTCTGGACCTGATTCTACAGATATTACCGACAACACTAACCTCTAA
- a CDS encoding integration host factor subunit alpha: MTCTKSTLIEKISNTFDQNPSQSKEVLETLIEIMKSTLASGEDIMVSGFGKFQVIEKSPRKGRNPATGDAMILKKRRVVTFKCAGKLKNKINEKVQ, encoded by the coding sequence TTGACCTGTACCAAATCCACACTCATCGAAAAAATTTCAAATACATTTGACCAAAACCCTTCTCAATCCAAAGAGGTACTTGAAACCCTGATTGAAATCATGAAATCCACCCTGGCTTCGGGTGAAGATATTATGGTTTCCGGATTCGGAAAATTTCAGGTAATCGAAAAGTCACCAAGAAAGGGGAGGAACCCGGCTACGGGGGATGCCATGATCCTTAAAAAAAGGCGGGTTGTCACGTTCAAATGCGCAGGAAAACTTAAAAATAAAATTAATGAAAAAGTCCAATAA
- a CDS encoding cache domain-containing protein has protein sequence MLDKKNGSIAIVSIIIALSDLIFIILNYHSSLDTLEKDTEDWAQQAEKLFKINFENKSTSMQQLATFIAHDPRVSALFKMGKDAVEAEGGGAGKKNSAIQRNKLLNLVNPSWQKMTQKYDVRQLHFHLGPGSTSFLRVHSPGKFGDNMDEVRFTIVDVNQTFKATKGFETGRVYSGIRGAVPIFYGQTGRVEQEHVGALEAGTSFFILLKSLHDNLDANFAVLLTKEHVQQNMWASFVKKHFQPDLRVKNYFIEATTDKRIKSIVLDNRISEFLKASGNIFIKGKSPMQVCTFPLRDYRGSKNAALADSGVVVVWKDASKQWEAFKTNLMHNIIFAVLALFVIEIILYFTWQFSRKKLRDIIKTKTKEINRHYYHLKKMIETFPIGILVIDNESDKISEVNPKAIEMIGVPGKEIVGHSIKDYIKKNESGDAGKDEYLLNIADGSEFHILKVEAQAEVHAKKLSIISISDINQKKKQEYEIIQKEKLQSILEMAGAVCHELNQPLMVISGYGELISDDEFNDKKSIKEYVSEIKIQIDRLSAITKKLMNITQYQTKKYLDGQIIDIDKASDKK, from the coding sequence ATGCTTGATAAAAAAAATGGAAGTATAGCAATTGTCTCGATTATCATAGCGCTTTCTGATTTAATTTTTATAATTTTAAATTATCATTCCTCATTGGATACATTAGAGAAGGATACCGAGGATTGGGCACAACAAGCAGAAAAACTGTTTAAAATTAATTTTGAAAACAAATCCACATCAATGCAGCAGCTTGCTACATTCATTGCCCATGATCCACGAGTCTCAGCTCTTTTTAAAATGGGAAAAGATGCAGTAGAGGCTGAGGGAGGGGGGGCTGGTAAAAAAAATTCTGCGATACAAAGGAATAAACTTCTTAATTTGGTCAATCCAAGCTGGCAAAAAATGACTCAAAAATATGATGTTCGACAACTGCACTTCCATTTGGGACCAGGTTCAACGTCTTTCTTAAGAGTTCACAGTCCGGGAAAGTTTGGTGATAATATGGACGAAGTCCGATTCACAATTGTGGATGTCAATCAAACTTTTAAGGCGACCAAAGGATTTGAAACAGGACGCGTTTACTCTGGAATTCGAGGAGCTGTTCCAATTTTTTATGGTCAAACTGGACGTGTTGAACAAGAGCATGTCGGAGCACTAGAAGCCGGCACCTCATTTTTTATTTTACTTAAATCACTTCATGATAATTTAGATGCTAATTTCGCCGTTTTATTGACAAAAGAACATGTCCAACAAAATATGTGGGCAAGCTTTGTTAAAAAGCATTTTCAGCCCGATTTACGCGTAAAAAATTATTTTATTGAAGCCACTACAGATAAACGTATAAAATCCATTGTTTTGGATAACCGGATATCAGAATTCCTCAAAGCATCAGGAAATATATTCATTAAAGGAAAATCTCCCATGCAAGTTTGTACTTTTCCGCTCAGAGATTATAGAGGATCTAAAAATGCAGCTCTTGCAGATAGCGGCGTTGTGGTGGTATGGAAAGATGCATCAAAACAGTGGGAAGCTTTTAAGACAAACTTGATGCACAATATTATTTTCGCCGTTTTGGCATTATTTGTTATCGAAATTATCCTTTATTTTACTTGGCAATTCTCACGTAAAAAACTCAGAGATATCATAAAAACAAAAACTAAAGAAATAAATCGACACTATTATCATTTAAAAAAAATGATAGAAACTTTTCCTATAGGGATATTGGTTATTGACAACGAATCAGATAAAATTTCTGAAGTTAATCCAAAAGCGATAGAGATGATTGGGGTTCCTGGAAAGGAGATTGTCGGCCATTCGATCAAAGATTATATTAAAAAAAATGAATCCGGGGATGCAGGGAAAGATGAGTATCTTCTAAATATCGCTGACGGTTCTGAATTTCATATATTAAAAGTTGAAGCACAAGCAGAAGTGCATGCAAAAAAGTTATCGATCATAAGTATCAGCGACATAAACCAAAAGAAAAAGCAAGAGTATGAAATCATACAAAAAGAAAAACTTCAAAGTATCCTTGAAATGGCAGGGGCCGTTTGTCATGAGTTAAATCAACCGCTTATGGTGATATCAGGCTATGGTGAACTCATTTCAGATGATGAATTCAATGATAAAAAATCTATCAAGGAATATGTTTCTGAAATTAAAATCCAAATTGACCGGTTAAGCGCAATAACTAAAAAATTAATGAATATTACTCAATATCAAACCAAAAAATATTTGGATGGACAAATTATAGATATAGATAAAGCATCAGATAAAAAATAA
- a CDS encoding FAD-dependent oxidoreductase, with protein sequence MTYDVIIVGGGPAGLFAAYYLMEHANLKVLLIERGRQPEKRKCPINKIQKCAQCNPCNILSGIGGAGLYSDGKLNFIPRLGKTDLTQFMLMAQAQALIDETENIFTRFKMDAKVFPTNMAEASLIRKEAKRFGINLLLIRQKHLGSDKLPGYIAGIADYIQSKGLEIQTCENVTDIIEKDGVIQGVVSDKRTYHAHNVILAPGRIGANWVSSLALRHGIELSQRGIEVGVRVEVHNDIMDDLCNVIYDPTFFIRTHTYDDLTRTFCTNQGGFVALENYQDFVCVNGHAYSNKKSSNTNFAFLSKVVLTEPITDNQAYGESIGRLASIIGGGKPILQRFGDLKRGRRSTWNRVNKSYIEPTMTNVVCGDIAMALPERILSNLIEGLETLNLVVPGVSNDETLLYAPEIKFFATQIETTPHLETKIKGMYVAGDGPGVAGNIVSAAATGLIPAKKIIASQ encoded by the coding sequence ATGACATATGACGTAATTATCGTGGGCGGCGGCCCCGCAGGTCTGTTTGCAGCCTATTATCTGATGGAACACGCCAATCTCAAGGTCTTGCTCATTGAACGGGGAAGGCAGCCGGAAAAACGCAAATGCCCCATCAACAAAATTCAGAAATGCGCCCAATGCAATCCGTGCAATATTTTATCCGGTATTGGCGGCGCCGGCCTGTACTCAGACGGAAAACTTAATTTTATTCCAAGGCTTGGCAAAACCGATCTTACCCAGTTCATGCTCATGGCCCAAGCCCAGGCCCTGATTGATGAAACCGAAAATATTTTTACTCGCTTTAAGATGGATGCCAAGGTATTTCCCACCAACATGGCTGAGGCCAGCCTTATCCGCAAGGAAGCCAAGCGGTTCGGCATCAATCTTCTGCTTATCCGGCAAAAACATCTGGGCAGTGATAAGCTGCCGGGCTACATCGCGGGCATAGCCGACTATATCCAGTCCAAAGGGCTTGAGATACAAACCTGTGAGAATGTAACGGATATTATTGAAAAAGATGGGGTTATCCAGGGGGTAGTATCTGACAAGAGAACCTATCATGCCCATAATGTAATATTGGCACCAGGCCGTATTGGGGCCAATTGGGTGTCATCCCTGGCCCTTAGACATGGGATTGAATTAAGCCAGCGGGGCATAGAAGTAGGTGTCCGGGTGGAGGTGCACAACGATATCATGGATGATTTGTGCAACGTAATCTATGATCCCACCTTTTTCATCCGCACCCACACCTATGATGACCTGACCCGGACATTCTGCACCAACCAGGGTGGTTTTGTGGCGTTGGAAAATTACCAGGATTTTGTCTGCGTCAACGGGCATGCCTATTCAAATAAAAAATCGAGCAATACCAATTTTGCCTTTCTGTCCAAGGTGGTACTTACGGAACCGATTACGGACAACCAGGCTTACGGGGAATCCATCGGGCGTCTGGCCAGCATCATCGGCGGAGGCAAACCCATTCTCCAGCGATTCGGGGATCTTAAACGGGGTAGACGATCCACCTGGAACCGGGTCAACAAAAGCTACATTGAACCCACCATGACCAATGTGGTGTGCGGTGACATTGCCATGGCGCTGCCCGAGCGGATACTGTCCAATCTGATCGAAGGGTTGGAGACCTTAAACCTGGTGGTGCCCGGAGTGTCCAATGATGAAACCCTGCTCTATGCCCCGGAAATCAAATTCTTTGCCACCCAGATTGAAACCACACCGCACTTGGAAACCAAAATCAAGGGCATGTACGTGGCAGGAGACGGACCGGGGGTAGCCGGCAACATCGTATCAGCAGCGGCCACCGGACTGATTCCGGCAAAAAAAATTATTGCATCACAATAG
- the queD gene encoding 6-carboxytetrahydropterin synthase QueD: MFELKVKTRFAGAHQLAMVGRKCENLHGHNWQVEVYVKGDQLNDAGVLADFGDIKRAVRAVVDGELDHQFLNELPAFEDKQPTSERIAVYIAGKVQAYIDKNLDEKVVVSRVMAWESDDACAIYYPTPIVMQ, encoded by the coding sequence ATGTTTGAACTAAAGGTTAAAACCCGGTTTGCCGGGGCGCACCAGCTTGCCATGGTGGGTCGGAAATGTGAGAACCTGCATGGACACAACTGGCAGGTGGAAGTATATGTCAAGGGCGATCAATTGAACGACGCTGGGGTGCTGGCCGATTTCGGGGATATCAAACGGGCGGTCCGGGCGGTTGTGGACGGGGAACTGGACCACCAGTTTTTAAACGAACTGCCTGCTTTTGAAGACAAACAGCCCACGTCCGAACGTATTGCCGTCTATATTGCAGGCAAGGTTCAGGCATACATAGATAAAAACCTGGATGAGAAAGTTGTGGTTTCCAGAGTCATGGCTTGGGAATCCGATGATGCCTGTGCGATTTATTATCCTACCCCTATTGTGATGCAATAA